From the genome of Alteromonas stellipolaris:
CATAGCTTGCTGTATACCAATCAAACGAGGTAATCGTTGTGTGCCACCACTGCCAGGCAATAAACCAAGCTGAACTTCGGGCAAACCCACCTGAGTGCTTGGTGAATCGGTACAAATTCGATAATGACACGCAAGGGCAAGCTCTAAACCACCACCAAGCGCAGGGCCATTTATGGCTGCAACAAAAGTTGCTTTCATGCGTTCGATACGGTCAAAAATAGCTTGGCCGCCTGCTGCAATCGTCGTCGCGTCTTCTGCGGTATTACACGCAGCAAGCATGCTAATATCCGCGCCGGCTACAAACGAGTTTGCTTTGCCACTAGTTAGCACAACACCTTTAATACTGGTATCTGCATCAATGTCATCCAGCATGGCAGATATTTCATCGCCAAAAGCTGCTTTTAGCGTATTCATAGACTCACCAGGTACATCCATGGTGAGTATGGCTACGCCATTGTCTTGTTTGGTTAACGTAAAGGCACCAGATGTTGCTTGAACGTCATTTGTCATTGTTGTGTCCTGACTCATATTATTCTGTCTCCACAATCATAGCTGCACCTAAACCACCCGCTGCACAAGCGGTTAGTAGACCAGTACCACCACCTCGGCGATTAAGCTCGTTAAGCATTTGAGTAATCATTCGCGTACCTGTCGCCGCAAACGGGTGACCATAAGCAATAGAACTTCCCATAACGTTAAATTTGTCCATATCAATTTCACCGGTCGCTTTCGCGCGGCCAAGCTTTTCTTGGGCAAATTTATCGCTGGCAAACATCTTCACGTTAGAAAGGGTTTGCGCCGCAAAGGCCTCATGCATCTCGATAAGCGTAATATCGTTTAATGTCATGCCTGCACGGTCTAGTGCGATTGGGGTTGCGTAAGAAGGCCCCATTAACATGTCTTCCCAAACGTCGATGGCTGAGAATGCGTAACTTTTGAGATAACCTAATGGCTTATAACCCAACTCTTTCGCGCGGCTCTCCGTCATCATAATAACGGCTGAAGCACCATCAGTTAGCGGGGTGGCGTTAGCTGCCGTTACCGTACCGTATTTTTTATCAAAAACGGGACGAAGCTTTGCGTAGCCTTCAAGCTTAGAATCGAAACGTACGTTGTTGTCACGAGATAACGCACCTTTGTAGGGTTCTGCATAAGCGGTCATCACTTCACTGTCTAGCTTACCTTCTTCCCAGCTTTGCGCCGCAAAACTGTGTGAACGATGTGCTAGTGCATCTTGTTCTTCACGTGAGATGTGGTGCGACTTCGCCATTTGCTCAGCAGTTTGTCCCATAGACAAACCGGTTGAGTATTCTGCAACCGCTGGCGGCACAGGGGCTAGATCTTTAAGACCTAAACGCTTAAAGATATTAAACTTCTGACCCAAAGTTTTGGTTTTTTGAAGATCAACCAATGCACGAGCTAGGTTCTTAGATACACCAATTGGCGATACAGACGTAGAGTCAGCACCACCAGCAATACCTACCTGAACGTGGCCAGCCATCATACTTTCGGCAATATTCACAGTGGACTGGAAACTAGTGGCACATGCGCGAGAGACGCTATATGCATCGGTGTGAACATTCATGCCAGTACCCAATACAATTTC
Proteins encoded in this window:
- the fadI gene encoding acetyl-CoA C-acyltransferase FadI, whose amino-acid sequence is MSTRQSVTTREGDRIAIVAGLRTPFAKMATYFHGVPAVDLGKMVVNELLVRHGIQKEWVDQVVYGQVVQMPEAPNIAREIVLGTGMNVHTDAYSVSRACATSFQSTVNIAESMMAGHVQVGIAGGADSTSVSPIGVSKNLARALVDLQKTKTLGQKFNIFKRLGLKDLAPVPPAVAEYSTGLSMGQTAEQMAKSHHISREEQDALAHRSHSFAAQSWEEGKLDSEVMTAYAEPYKGALSRDNNVRFDSKLEGYAKLRPVFDKKYGTVTAANATPLTDGASAVIMMTESRAKELGYKPLGYLKSYAFSAIDVWEDMLMGPSYATPIALDRAGMTLNDITLIEMHEAFAAQTLSNVKMFASDKFAQEKLGRAKATGEIDMDKFNVMGSSIAYGHPFAATGTRMITQMLNELNRRGGGTGLLTACAAGGLGAAMIVETE